Genomic DNA from Spiroplasma alleghenense:
AAAACTTTCTTTTTACCGAATTCTTTTTTTAAATTTTTTATAGTAATAAAATCCTTCATATGTCTCCTTTATTTAATTGTCAAAACCAACCAAAAACTGTTTCTCAGATATACCATCAATTGTTTGAACCATTGTTTCCATTAGGTCATCAAAATTCTTTATTAAATGAATTGGATATTTAGTGTCAAAGTATGGTTTTGAATAAATTAATTTTGCTTGATAGATTGATAATCAATTATGCGCCAACTGGTTTAATGCTTCCATAGCTTCCCTTTGCTTTAGAGATTTTATTTCAGCAATGATTTCGTTTGGCAATTTATCATAAAGCTCTTTGGATTTTTTAATTAAAGCTTTTTGATAAATCACCAGATTAGCGCTACCTGTTTTTAATACTGGTGAAACCACATACCTTCGATCATGGGCTCGAGCGAAATCAAAGGCTACTTTGGAATAGCCTTCACTTTCACTTAAACCAGATTGTAGCTCATATTGGGATTCATAATTTCTTAAATCAAATATCTTGAAATCTTCAAAATAATCAACTGGTAATTGAAAGTTTGAATTTGTAAACACCGAGTATCGTGATATAGACTCAAACAATTCTTCCTCTATAAAATTAAAATTATTAAAGTAGTAAGTATTAGTTTTAAAAAACCTCTCTAAAATGTAGGTCATCATTTCTTTGAAATTAACATTCCTATTAAATCAATGTTGCAAATTATTTAACTTAGTGAAATTTTTAATATTAAAGTCCTTGAAATCCTCGCTTTTTTTCTGAAAAGTTTTTTTAAAAATATAATTATCAATTTTTTTGCAAAAATATTCATAAAATCAGCGAAGTATTAACATATCAATGTTGTAATTGTAGTCAAAATCATTTTTTAGAGTATATTTTATAATTAATTTTAGAGAAACTAAATTATTATTAGCAATTTTATTAGCCTTTTTAAAACTATCTGTAACTTTTACCATCAAATCTTCTTGAACAAATTGATTTCTCAATACAAAATAAGCACTCTTTTTGTTAGTTAAAACTGTTTTTACTACTGGTTGTAGATAAAAATTTATCTTAGTGTCGTTGATTACTTTAGTTATTTTTATATATTCATTATTTTTAATTTTTGTAATACTAAATTGATTACTAATTTGATCAATTGCTTTATCAATTTTTAACTGAAGTTTAGAAAAAGAAGGCTTAGTTGGTTTTAATTTTGAATAGATAATTAAGGCGACATCCAAATTAATTTCTTGAGAAAAATCGGTTAAGGCATTATATTCAAAATCACCAAGCTTTTTGAAGTGAATCCCAAAATCAGCAAAAGTTTTTTTCATTACTTGGCATGAATCTGAAATAGATTTTCTTACTTGTTTTAGGATATTGATGTGTTTTTTTACAGCCTGATTAAACTGACTTAACTCATTTTGACCTTTAGCTACTTTCATCATTTTCTCCCTATTCTAAATCAAGTTTATAAAATATTGAAAATAATACAAAAGTTCCAATTTCTTTATTATCGGGATAAATATACTTTTTCATTAATCTTAAATTTGATTCTTCATTCAATCTTTCTCAATTTCTTATTAAGACATTTTTATTTAAACCCTTACTTGTTAAATACGGATTAAATTCATATAAATGATAAATCTGATCTAAATCTTCATATTCTCTACTATTATACTTTGCTAAGAATGATTTTGCAAATTCAGTGTATTTGGAGATAAATTCGTCTAAATTTGGGTATGTCATGCTAAAAACATAGTTTAGTTTTTTTAGTTTAAATGAGTTGTATATTTTAGTAAATATTTTAGAACTCTTAAAATAAAAATCCTGAGTTTTAAATAAATCATCTACGTAAACCTCGTTTTTAAGAAATTTTTTAAATACTAGACTAACTCATTTTCTCATATATTCATTTTTATTAAGTTCAACCTGTATGTCGCTAATTATAACCTTTTTTAAATTATCAATGTCCTTTCGACTTAATTTCATATTCTTGTCCAATAAAAGTGATAAAAATAAAAAATCTAATTTTTTAAACAATAATTGATTTAAAGTTCGGTACTCTTTTGATAAATGTAAATCAAAATTTAATTCATATTTTTTATTTCTATTAACTATTTGATATATTTGTTTTGAATCAAGGCAAAACAAAATTTTTAAATTAATTTTTCTACCCGCAATTTCTCAGCTAATAACTAATTCATTATTTTCTCTATTTGGTAGTTTAATTTCAAAAGGCTTATTAATTAATTCCAATTTTAATTTTTTTATAATTTCAATCTGAAATTCTGATAATTTATCAGTTTTACTTTCTTTGTCATTTGATAATCCAATTAATTTTTCATAATTTTGAAAATTGCTAAAATTAATATATTTTAAAGCTACTGCTTTTAAATTCAATTCCTCAGTACTTTCCAAAATAAACTCGCTAGAAAGATCAGTAATTAGTTTTAATTTTCCAGATTTTGAAATCATTTGGCCTATTAGATCAAAATTACGTTTAATGTTTAATTGAAATTCTCTTGGAATTTTATAACTTAAAATATATTTATTAATTATTTCATAATCTCCAGTTATGTCTTTATAATTTCGTTCTTTCAAATTAAAACCTACAATCTACATTTCGTAATTAAAAATAATATTACTTAAAAACATTAAAGGAGCGGTTTCTGCTCGTAAAATTCTGTTACCCAAGGAAACGATTTTATAGTCGTTTTTCTCGAACCAACTGATTTCACTTTTTTCAAAACCACCTTCAGGACCAACCACTAAAGTAATCTCTTCCAGATTTTCTATTAAATATTTTTTAAAATTTTCATCTTTTTCAGACTCATATGCAACAAGTTTAGTTTTGCATAAATCAATTTTTTTTAAGTCCTCAATTTTAGTAACTATTGGTAAAATTTGAGGAATTTGAACTTGATGTGACTGTTCCGCTGCATCTTCACAAATTCTTTTTCATCTTTCTAGTTTAGAAATGACTTTTTTGTCTTCAATTTTAACAACATTTCTTTTAAAAATAACCGGGATTATTTTATTGACTCCGAGTTCCGTGGCTTTTTGGAGAACAAAATCTCATTTTTGTTCCCTAATTATACCTAAAACTAGATTAACTCTACACCCTTGTTTTACTTTTGATTTATTTTGGGAAATAATTTTTGTTTCAATTAAGTTTTCAGTCACCTTAATTACTTCAACCAGATACTCTGTTTTATTATGAATCATCATTACCTGTTCACCAGATTTTATCTTGACAACATTTTTAAAATGATGCAAATTCTCTTGATTAAAAACAAAGGAATTTGCAATTTTTTCTTCCACAAAATATCGATGCATTTTAAATTTCTCCTTCAATAAAATCTATCATTAATAATAAGTTTATAATTATTTTTAAAATAAAACAACTGAAATAAAATCCAGTTGTTTTAAAATTTATTTGTTTTTAATATTTTTTAGAATTTCTTCAATTTTATTAGCATTACTTAGTGATTCATCATAAATAAATTCTAACTCAGGAACAAATTTCATTTCAACTTTTCCAGCAAGTTTATGTCTAACTTCCTTACTTTTCGATTTTAATTCTTCAATTACTTCTTCTTTTGAAATTGAATCAATTAAATGCGAATAAAATACCTTAGCATGACTTAAATCATTTGTTAAACGTACTTCTTTTACAGAAATTGAACGCATTGTTTCATTATCATGAAACTCTTTTGAAAAAATTAAACTCAACTCTCTTAAGATACTTGAATTCAATCTTTCTACTTTAATATCGTGTCCCATATTACTTCACCTCTTCAACTTTATATACTTCTATAATATCATTTTCTTTGATATCATTAAAGTTTTTTATAGTTAATCCACAATCTTGGTCCTTTTTGGCTTCTTTAATTTCTTCTTTAACATGTTTTAAAGAAGATAATTCTCCAGTATAAATTATGATTCCATCTCTTAGAATTCTTAATTTTGACCCTCTTGGGATAACTCCATCGATTACATGACATCCAGCTATTGTTCCAACTTGTGAGTGTTTAAATATTTGACGAACTTCAGCTTGACCTAAAACTTTTTCTTCAAAAATTGGATCAAGCATACCTTTGGCAGCCTCTTCTAATTCTTCAATTACTTTATAAATGATTGTGTGTAGTCTAACTTCAACACCATCCTCATCAGCTTTTTGACGAACCTGAGCTGTTGGTCTAACATTAAAACCATAAACAATTGCATTACTTGCTAACGCAAGGGTAATATCTGAATTTGAAATGGCCCCAACTGTTGCTCTAATAACATCAAGTTTTACTCCAGGAATAGTAATTTTTTGCAACGAGTTTCTAACCGCCTCAACAGAACCTTGAGTATCTGCTTTCAAAATAACATTTACTGATTTTAAATTACCTTGATCAATTTGATTTTTAATTGAATCTAAGGTGAATGATTGAGCCTTATTGCGACTTTCTTGAATTTGACGTTCTAGTTGAGCCTCTGCAATATCACGAGCCATTTTCTCTTCGCTAACAACCATAAATTTATCACCAGCTCGAGGAACTTCATTTAGACCAACAAGTACAACTGGTTGTGAAGGAAGTGCTGATTTAACTTTAGCACCATTTTCATTTTCCATATCCTTGATTAGACCATAGGTTGCTCCTGCAACTACCAGATTTCTCATATTCAATGTTCCATGTTGAACTAATACAGTTGCCATTGGACCTCTTGATTTACTTAAGTGAGCTTCAATTACAGTTCCAGTTGCGAATTTTTCAGGATTTGCTTTTAATTCTTTTAACTCAGAAACTAATATAATTGTTTCAAGTAAGTTTTCAAGACCTTGTCGGTTTTTTGCCGAACCTTCAATAAAAGGTACATCTCCACCAAATTCTTCAGCTACAATGTTAAAACGCATAAGTTCAGTTTTAACACGATTTGAATCAGCACCTGGCTTATCAATTTTATTTACAAATACAATAATTGGCACTGCTGCTGCTTTTGCATGATCAATAGCTTCTTCAGTTTGAGGCATTACCCCATCATCAGCTGCAACTACTAAAATTACAATATCAGTTACATCAGCTCCTCTTGCACGCATTTCTGTAAACGCTTCATGTCCTGGTGTATCAATAAAAGTTATTTTTTGATTTTTATCGGTTTTAATTTGGTAGGCTCCAATATGTTGAGTAATCCCACCAAACTCTCCGTCTGTAACATTTATGTTTGTGTTTCTAATTGAATCAAGCAAAGTTGTTTTACCATGATCTACGTGACCCATAATGGTTACAACTGCTGGACGAGCTTTCAAGTCAGCTTCGTTATCATCAACTTGTAATGTTTCAAAAATATTTGACTTTGTAACTTCAACTTCTTTTTTAAAATCAAAACCAAATTCTAAAGCAAGTTCTCCGATTTGTTCTTCTGTAAGTGATGTGTTTGGCGTCACCATTCCCCCACTTTTGAAAAAGTACTTTACTATTTCAGCAACATTTTTATTAATTTTTTTACCAAATTCCGAGATGGTAATTGGACCAGTAAAAATAAAAACTCCGTCAATCAAGCCTGTTGCTTTTGTCTCATTCAATTGGCTTTTTAAAGTATTTGAATGTGCTTTAAGCTTACTTTTATCTGGATTTTGCTTTGACTTTGACCCTGAGGGTTTATTTGATTTAACATTTTTTGTAGCCATATTTATTTCCTCCTTATTTTATTTTTCGATAATTTCTTTTAATCACCTTGCATTATTGAAATTTTTAACTCCAACCGCTTTAACATTTTCCCTACCAATGGATTTAGAAAGTTCTTCACTAGAAATTAAATCAGAATAATATTCAATTTTATAAAAAATGCATTTATCTGTAATTTTTTTCTTTTGACTTTCTCCCATATCAGAAGAAATTATAACTAGTTTAATTTTATTAGTTTTAATCCCTTCGAATAGCATACTACCACTAGTTAGTCCTCTGCTTGATTGTAGCATTCCTAGAGTTTGAAGAAGTTTTTTGCTATTGCTAAATTCCATTAATCTCAATTCTCTTTTATTTCTTTTTCTAAAAGTATTCAAAAATTTTCATCTAATTTTGTTTTCAAAACACGATCAATGATATTAGTCTTTTTAACTTTTTCTAGTGCAGCAATGCTAGGACTTATGTAGATTCCTCGACCATTGGCTTTTCTAGTTGAATCAATAAAAACTTCTCCATTTTTATTTCTAACAATTCTAATCATTTCTTGCTTGGGTAACATTTTATTTGTTGCAACATCTTTTCTGGTTACAACTTTTTTTAGAATTTCTGACATTCTTCTACCTACTTATCGTAATATTGATCATAATCATCAATTTCTTCGTCTTCTTCGTCAACTATTTCTTCTTTTGCTAAGTTATCAAAAGCTTCTAAATTAGCTTGAATATCATCAAGACTTGCGGCTTGAACCTCTATTTCTGGTTCCTCTACAAAATCATCTCACTCTTCATTTTCTTCATGAATAAGTGGTTTTTCATTTTGATAATTTCTCTCAGAATTATTACGTCTTTTGAAAACATTATTAATAAATTCTGGGTCATTCATCTCTTCTTCTGTAATATTACCATTTCAAAGAATTTCAACCCCTTTTTCCAAAGCGTTATCATATGATAAAATGTTTATTTTCATTTTAACCAGATTAGCTACCAATCTAGCAGCCATCCCCGATTTACCGATTGCTAAAGAAAGTTGGTTATTTGGAACAACAACATCACATTCTCTGTGAGCATCTTCTAAATTACCTTCTTCGTCAAAAAACTCTT
This window encodes:
- the rbfA gene encoding 30S ribosome-binding factor RbfA, which codes for MGHDIKVERLNSSILRELSLIFSKEFHDNETMRSISVKEVRLTNDLSHAKVFYSHLIDSISKEEVIEELKSKSKEVRHKLAGKVEMKFVPELEFIYDESLSNANKIEEILKNIKNK
- the rnpM gene encoding RNase P modulator RnpM, giving the protein MSEILKKVVTRKDVATNKMLPKQEMIRIVRNKNGEVFIDSTRKANGRGIYISPSIAALEKVKKTNIIDRVLKTKLDENFWILLEKEIKENWD
- the infB gene encoding translation initiation factor IF-2, producing MATKNVKSNKPSGSKSKQNPDKSKLKAHSNTLKSQLNETKATGLIDGVFIFTGPITISEFGKKINKNVAEIVKYFFKSGGMVTPNTSLTEEQIGELALEFGFDFKKEVEVTKSNIFETLQVDDNEADLKARPAVVTIMGHVDHGKTTLLDSIRNTNINVTDGEFGGITQHIGAYQIKTDKNQKITFIDTPGHEAFTEMRARGADVTDIVILVVAADDGVMPQTEEAIDHAKAAAVPIIVFVNKIDKPGADSNRVKTELMRFNIVAEEFGGDVPFIEGSAKNRQGLENLLETIILVSELKELKANPEKFATGTVIEAHLSKSRGPMATVLVQHGTLNMRNLVVAGATYGLIKDMENENGAKVKSALPSQPVVLVGLNEVPRAGDKFMVVSEEKMARDIAEAQLERQIQESRNKAQSFTLDSIKNQIDQGNLKSVNVILKADTQGSVEAVRNSLQKITIPGVKLDVIRATVGAISNSDITLALASNAIVYGFNVRPTAQVRQKADEDGVEVRLHTIIYKVIEELEEAAKGMLDPIFEEKVLGQAEVRQIFKHSQVGTIAGCHVIDGVIPRGSKLRILRDGIIIYTGELSSLKHVKEEIKEAKKDQDCGLTIKNFNDIKENDIIEVYKVEEVK
- a CDS encoding RsmE family RNA methyltransferase, producing the protein MHRYFVEEKIANSFVFNQENLHHFKNVVKIKSGEQVMMIHNKTEYLVEVIKVTENLIETKIISQNKSKVKQGCRVNLVLGIIREQKWDFVLQKATELGVNKIIPVIFKRNVVKIEDKKVISKLERWKRICEDAAEQSHQVQIPQILPIVTKIEDLKKIDLCKTKLVAYESEKDENFKKYLIENLEEITLVVGPEGGFEKSEISWFEKNDYKIVSLGNRILRAETAPLMFLSNIIFNYEM
- a CDS encoding L7Ae/L30e/S12e/Gadd45 family ribosomal protein; this translates as MEFSNSKKLLQTLGMLQSSRGLTSGSMLFEGIKTNKIKLVIISSDMGESQKKKITDKCIFYKIEYYSDLISSEELSKSIGRENVKAVGVKNFNNARWLKEIIEK